A portion of the Candidatus Pristimantibacillus lignocellulolyticus genome contains these proteins:
- the tsf gene encoding translation elongation factor Ts, whose amino-acid sequence MAVDAKAVKELRERTGAGMLDCKKALEETNNDIEKAIDFLREKGLAAAANKAGRLASEGLVESYIHSNGRIGVLVEVNCETDFVAKTDQFKEFVKDVAMHIAASNPKFVRREEVSAAELEHEKEILTAQALNEGKPAHIVEKMVEGRISKYYEEFCLLEQSFIKDPDKTIATLVNEKISKIGENISIRRFVRFELGEGLEKKVDNFAEEVMAQVNL is encoded by the coding sequence ATGGCAGTAGATGCGAAGGCAGTTAAAGAATTACGTGAAAGAACAGGGGCAGGAATGCTTGATTGCAAGAAAGCTCTAGAAGAAACAAACAATGATATCGAAAAAGCAATCGATTTCCTTCGTGAAAAAGGACTTGCGGCAGCAGCAAACAAAGCTGGTCGTCTAGCTTCTGAAGGTCTTGTTGAATCATACATCCACAGCAATGGTCGTATCGGCGTTCTAGTTGAAGTTAACTGTGAAACTGACTTCGTTGCGAAAACAGATCAATTCAAAGAATTCGTAAAAGATGTTGCAATGCATATTGCTGCTTCTAATCCGAAATTCGTTCGTCGTGAGGAAGTTTCTGCTGCAGAACTTGAGCATGAAAAAGAAATTCTTACTGCTCAAGCGCTTAATGAAGGAAAACCTGCTCATATCGTTGAAAAAATGGTTGAAGGTCGTATTTCTAAATATTATGAAGAATTCTGTTTGCTTGAACAGTCATTCATCAAAGATCCAGACAAAACAATCGCTACTCTTGTTAATGAAAAAATTAGCAAAATTGGTGAGAACATCTCCATTCGTCGCTTCGTTCGTTTTGAACTTGGTGAAGGTCTAGAGAAAAAAGTTGATAACTTCGCTGAAGAAGTTATGGCTCAAGTTAACCTTTAA